In the Methanocella sp. genome, AGTCATTATTGGCATGCGATGGTCCATTATAACAATTTGTGGCTTAGGATCGCTTTCCTCAAATGCTTTGACCGCCTCGAGGCCATCGCCTGCGATGAACGAGATCGACATTCCAAGAACTGTAAAGGCCGTCTTATAAAGGTCCGCGACCTGGGGTTCGTCCTCGACTATCCCGATATTATCTTTTCGCATTTTCCAATCTCCACTTTATATGACCGGCAGCTCCATCACGAA is a window encoding:
- a CDS encoding response regulator, producing the protein MRKDNIGIVEDEPQVADLYKTAFTVLGMSISFIAGDGLEAVKAFEESDPKPQIVIMDHRMPIMTGVAAMKEMLKLNSETKYIIVSADSSIRKEAIEAGALMFLEKPIQLKQLIDCVEDLRQ